The following is a genomic window from Bacillus sp. FJAT-52991.
CTAGACAATAGAAAAGCGGAAGTCCCTGTTTAGCGGCGTATGGACTGGAATGATCCGCACGAGATAAAGGAAAACGAAATGCGGAGCTGACTGCCCTAAGGCAACAAGCAGATGATGACCGAACCTAAAAAATTAGAGGCTGTCCCTAGAAAACTAACTAGGAACAGCCTCTTTCTAGTAAAATAATCACTAATAAAAAATTCCGTAATTTTACTCTTTCTACAATATTCATTTTCCTATTAAAACAACTTAATATTCTGCCAAAAAATATATGGGTATAGAAGAAAGGTGTCCTCCAAAAATAAAAGTGTACAGCAATTTCATTCTCCCCTTTTTTGTTGGCCTCATTCCCATTATAATTAAATTCTTCAATAGAAAAATTTAATTATAAAAAATCTAAATAGAAGGATGCGATTAACCTGCGACTTAATAAATATATTAGTGAATCTGGGAAAACATCTAGACGCGGAGCAGATAAATTAATTAGTGAAGGAAGAGTCATGATCAACGGGAAAATGGCGAAAATAGGCAGCCTGGTTGAGCCTGGAGACGACGTTCGAGTGAATGGCGAACAGATTCGGCTCGCAAGAAACAATGTGTATATCGCTTTAAATAAACCTGTTGGAATTACAAGCACAACAGAGAAAAAAGTCAAAGGTAACATTATTGATTTAGTCAATCATCCTTTACGCATTCATCACATTGGTCGATTGGATAAAGATTCAGAAGGCTTAATTCTTCTTACCAATGATGGGGATATTGTTAACAAAATTTTGCGTGCTGAAAATAAACATGAAAAAGAATATATCGTATCTGTAGACAAGCCCATCACTCCTGAGTTTCTAAAGGAAATAGCAGCAGGTGTGCACATTTTAAATACAAAAACATTGCCTTGTAAAGTCGAGCAGCTATCGAAGTATGATTTTCAGATCACCCTAACTCAAGGGTTAAACCGACAAATTCGGCGCATGTGTGCAGCTCTAGGCTACGAAGTATATCGACTACAGCGCACACGCATCATGAATATCCACTTAAACAACTTACCAGTTGGACAGTGGCGCGATTTAACGAAAAAAGAAAAAAGACAATTATTTGCTGACCTTAACTATGAGCCAAATGAATGGTGAAAAAAATGCCCCAAACAATTGTTTTGGGGCATTTCAGTTTGTAGACAAAAAGGGTTCGGAATGGTCTCATTCCGAACCCTTTTTGAATTTTTATTGAAATAGAAACTAGCCTTTCATCCACTCGCTCCCTTTCCCTATGTCACATAGATGATGTCGATGTAATATTTCCTTAATATTATTTAATCGACCTGTAACCTATGAAACGACAAATCTCTGATATATTAGCTACAGAAGAAAAATTAACCACATAAACAATCCGACAACATACATAATCAATAATAGGAGAAAGGAATTTAGGTAAATCAAATGAAAAAATTATTGACAGTAGTATTCAGTTCTTTACTATTAAGCGTAAGTTTACTTTTACCGGCACAGTCAGCAGATGCAGCATCATACTCAAAACAGAACGTCATTAAAGAAGCAAAGAAACATATCGGAACACCATATAAATGGGGCGGTACAACACCAAAAGGATTCGATTGCTCTGGTTTCATCCAGTACACACATAAGAAAAATGGCGTTTCTCTTCCTCGTACAACTTCTCAAATGTACTCAAAAGGTACAAAGGTGTCTAAATCAAAAATGCAACCGGGAGACTTAATGTACTTCAGTACTTATAAAAAAGGCCCATCTCATGTTGGAATTTACATAGGAAATAATCAATTTATCCACTCTGCTTCTAAAGGTGTAAGAATTGATAAAGTAAGCAACTCTTATTGGACGAAAAAATATATCGGCTCTAAACGCCTGTAATTGAACGGACTGACCCGACCTCCTATTGGAAGTCGGGTCAGTTTGTAGACAAACAATTGTTTTGGGGCATTTTCTCATTTCATCATCTGTTTCACTAATTCTTTATTGAGTTTTTTAAAGATTTCATTGTGTGAAGAAACCATACCCGTTTCGTTCGCTTCAGGCTCGATAAATTGTTTTGCTTTATTCACAGCATTGGCTGCATCTTGGAATGCTCCCGCAATCAGGTGAAGCTTGCCAGCGTGCTTCAAAATATCCCCCGCAGCGTAAAGTCCTTTAATCGATGATTCACTACTAGCATTACCGGCGACAAAATAATTGTCGATTCTTTCGATGTTTATTTCGCTTTGGTCAAGTAATGTCGTATCGCGTTCGTAGCCATGATTGATGATCACCTCATCAACGTCTAACGTGATCGCCTCTCCCGTTTGATGATTCGTCAATTCCACTCGTTCAATCACTTCATGGTTCTCACTAGCAATGAGCTTCGTGATTGCTGTGTGGAAGAAGCAAATAGCTGAGCTATCCATTAGCTGCTTCACTTGTGCTTCATGACCTGATAACGCCTCTTTCCGATAAGTGATGTACACCTTCTTGGCGATCGGTTCTAATTCATTCGCCCAGTCAATTGCTGAGTTTCCTCCACCAGAGATAATCACCGTTTTATCTTTAAATCGTTGTAGTGATTTGACCGTATAATTTAAATTCGATACTTCAAACCGCTCCGCTCCTTCTATTTCTAGCTTTTGTGGATTCAATATCCCTCCACCAACCGCTACAATCACCGTTTTCGAATAATGCTTTTGACTGGAGGCTGCATGCAGCACAAAAATACCATCATCATTCCTTGAAATTGACTCCACTTTTTCATTCAAGACGATTTCAGGATCAAAGGTTAATCCTTGCTGTACGAGCTGCTCAATTAATTGGGCTCCTGGAGTAGGTGTCAGCCCTCCTACATCCCAAATCATCTTCTCTGGATACACATGAACCTTTCCTCCTAATTGAGGTTGATATTCTATCAGTTTTGTCTTCATCTCTCGAAGCCCACTGTAAAACGCCGAATACAACCCAGCAGGTCCTCCGCCAATAATCGTCACATCAAATAATTGCTGTTGATCCATCTATCATCGCTCCTCATCAACCAATTGTAATTGATTATCATTATCAATAAATCATACACTTCTTCCTTCTTATTTACAACCGATATTATTTATCTACATAAATTTTTTAAAAATGCAGATTGACAATGGAAAACAAGAGAATTATAGTATTAAAAGTAATGACATTGAAAATCATTATCAAATAGATTCACTAAACGGAGGGTAATAAATGGTTCGCCTATATACAACTGACTTAAACATTGGCTACGGTGAACGTCTTATTGTCAAAGATCTTAGCGTAGAAATTCCTGATAAAAAAATCACCACCATCATCGGTTCAAATGGCTGTGGAAAATCGACTCTATTAAAAGCGATTACTCGCATTATTTCCCATCAATCGGGGACCGTCATGTTGGATGGAGAAAATATCGCGCAGGAAAACACAAAAGTCCTCGCCAAAAAAATGGCGATTCTTCCGCAAATGCAAGAGAGCGCTAGCGGATTAACAGTCGGTGAACTCATCTCCTACGGTCGCTTCCCTTATCAAAAAGGCTTCGGTCGCCTAACAAAAAAAGATTATGAAGTCATTGACTGGACACTAGAAGTGACAGGAACGACAGAGTTTAAATTTCGCCCTGTAGATGCTCTATCAGGAGGCCAACGTCAACGAGTTTGGATCGCTATGGCTCTTGCACAAGAAACCGACATCATTTTCCTTGATGAGCCGACCACTTATTTAGATATGGCTCATCAACTAGAAGTGCTAGAGCTATTACAAAAACTAAATATAGAACAAGAACGAACGATTGTTATGGTGCTTCACGACTTAAATCAAGCTGCCCGTTTCGCTGATTATATGATCGCTTTAAAAAATGGTGAAATCGTCAAAGCGGGAGATTGTGAGGAAGTGATGACACCAGATGTGCTTCAAAAAGTATTTCATATTGACGCACATATCGGACGCGACCCAAGAACAAACAAACCAATGTGCATCACCTATAACTTAGTGAAGGAGAACGAACATGAAAAAGCTGCTATTTCCAATCTTTCTACTACTCGTCTTTATGGTTAGTGCTTGTAGTGGAGATTCAGAAAAAGAAACAAACAAAACAGAGAAAAAAGAGCCAGAAATGATCACTTACGAATCTGAAAATGGTCCAGTCCAAGTACCGGCAAACCCTGAACGTGTAGTTGTTCTGTCATCATTCGCTGGCAACGTTATGTCTTTAGGTGTCAATCTTGTTGGCGTTGATTCTTGGTCCAAAATGAACCCGAATTTTGAGAGCCAATTGAAAGATGT
Proteins encoded in this region:
- the rluF gene encoding 23S rRNA pseudouridine(2604) synthase RluF; translated protein: MRLNKYISESGKTSRRGADKLISEGRVMINGKMAKIGSLVEPGDDVRVNGEQIRLARNNVYIALNKPVGITSTTEKKVKGNIIDLVNHPLRIHHIGRLDKDSEGLILLTNDGDIVNKILRAENKHEKEYIVSVDKPITPEFLKEIAAGVHILNTKTLPCKVEQLSKYDFQITLTQGLNRQIRRMCAALGYEVYRLQRTRIMNIHLNNLPVGQWRDLTKKEKRQLFADLNYEPNEW
- a CDS encoding C40 family peptidase, whose product is MKKLLTVVFSSLLLSVSLLLPAQSADAASYSKQNVIKEAKKHIGTPYKWGGTTPKGFDCSGFIQYTHKKNGVSLPRTTSQMYSKGTKVSKSKMQPGDLMYFSTYKKGPSHVGIYIGNNQFIHSASKGVRIDKVSNSYWTKKYIGSKRL
- a CDS encoding NAD(P)/FAD-dependent oxidoreductase, whose amino-acid sequence is MDQQQLFDVTIIGGGPAGLYSAFYSGLREMKTKLIEYQPQLGGKVHVYPEKMIWDVGGLTPTPGAQLIEQLVQQGLTFDPEIVLNEKVESISRNDDGIFVLHAASSQKHYSKTVIVAVGGGILNPQKLEIEGAERFEVSNLNYTVKSLQRFKDKTVIISGGGNSAIDWANELEPIAKKVYITYRKEALSGHEAQVKQLMDSSAICFFHTAITKLIASENHEVIERVELTNHQTGEAITLDVDEVIINHGYERDTTLLDQSEINIERIDNYFVAGNASSESSIKGLYAAGDILKHAGKLHLIAGAFQDAANAVNKAKQFIEPEANETGMVSSHNEIFKKLNKELVKQMMK
- a CDS encoding ABC transporter ATP-binding protein, with protein sequence MVRLYTTDLNIGYGERLIVKDLSVEIPDKKITTIIGSNGCGKSTLLKAITRIISHQSGTVMLDGENIAQENTKVLAKKMAILPQMQESASGLTVGELISYGRFPYQKGFGRLTKKDYEVIDWTLEVTGTTEFKFRPVDALSGGQRQRVWIAMALAQETDIIFLDEPTTYLDMAHQLEVLELLQKLNIEQERTIVMVLHDLNQAARFADYMIALKNGEIVKAGDCEEVMTPDVLQKVFHIDAHIGRDPRTNKPMCITYNLVKENEHEKAAISNLSTTRLYG